A genomic window from Salvia miltiorrhiza cultivar Shanhuang (shh) chromosome 5, IMPLAD_Smil_shh, whole genome shotgun sequence includes:
- the LOC130985310 gene encoding uncharacterized protein At2g34460, chloroplastic gives MAMAAASAASAALFLRTSLFHSFSFTTRPHSLFVKASSMEGGEIKEESNERAIERKKIFVAGATGSTGKRIVEQLLAKGFAVKAGVRDLEKAKSAFPGNNPDLQIVKADVTEGSDKLAEAISDDSDAVICATGFRPGWDLFAPWKVDNFGTVNLVEACRKQNVNRFILVSSILVNGAAMGQLLNPAYIFLNVFGLTLVAKLQAEQHIRKSGIDYTIIRPGGLKNDPPKGNIVMEPEDTLYEGSISRDQVAEVAVEALLNSESSYKVVEIVARTEAPNLSFKELFGSIKQK, from the exons ATGGCAATGGCTGCAGCCTCAGCTGCATCTGCTGCTCTCTTCCTCAGAACTTCTCTATTCCACTCCTTCTCTTTCACCACCAGACCCCACTCTCTCTTCGTCAAAGCTTCATCT ATGGAGGGAGGCGAGATTAAGGAGGAATCGAACGAGCGCGCTATTGAGAGAAAGAAGATATTCGTTGCCGGCGCAACTGGAAGTACGGGGAAGAGGATCGTGGAGCAGCTTCTGGCGAAGGGATTTGCTGTTAAAGCTGGTGTAAGAGATTTAGAGAAAGCGAAATCGGCGTTCCCAGGGAACAATCCGGATCTCCAAATT GTGAAAGCAGATGTAACTGAGGGTTCAGACAAACTAGCTGAAGCTATTAGTGATGATTCTGATGCAGTGATATGTGCTACGGGTTTTCGACCAGGATGGGATCTGTTCGCTCCATGGAAG GTTGACAATTTTGGCACTGTGAACCTGGTTGAAGCTTGTCGGAAACAGAATGTCAACAGATTCATACTCGTAAGTTCCATCTTAGTCAACGGGGCTGCCATGGGGCAACTGCTCAATCCTGCTTACATCTTCCTCAATGTGTTCGGACTCACCTTAGTCGCAAAGCTTCAAGCAGAGCAGCATATTCGGAAATCTGGTATAGATTACACGATTATAAGGCCCGGTGGATTGAAGAACGACCCGCCTAAGGGAAATATAGTGATGGAGCCAGAG GATACACTTTATGAAGGGTCGATATCGAGAGACCAGGTTGCAGAAGTTGCAGTAGAGGCATTGCTAAATTCTGAGTCTTCCTACAAAGTTGTGGAGATTGTTGCAAGAACCGAAGCTCCTAACCTCTCTTTTAAGGAACTTTTTGGTTCTATCAAACAAAAGTAA
- the LOC131024797 gene encoding BON1-associated protein 2-like: MSDVNRRRRAAAAAEEELREIEVLIYSAEDLKNVKHVTKMRTFAEVYVERSVHVARTRVDEHGGAAPVWNEVVKVRFRRGLPERDVMAALNVDVYAHSHLGLERAVGSARVLLCDALSGGDAADPLDNPIQCLTLRVWRESGRPQGWLNLWVPPTGRFLSRRESLSFSVRERAAAAAEEAEEEEKRVGDD; this comes from the coding sequence ATGAGTGACGTGAATCGGCGGAgacgagcggcggcggcggcggaggaggagctGCGAGAGATTGAAGTGCTAATCTACTCCGCGGAGGATCTGAAGAACGTGAAGCACGTGACGAAGATGAGGACGTTCGCGGAGGTCTACGTGGAGCGGAGCGTCCACGTGGCGAGAACACGCGTGGACGagcacggcggcgccgcccccGTCTGGAACGAGGTGGTGAAGGTCAGATTCCGCAGGGGGCTGCCGGAGAGAGACGTGATGGCGGCGCTGAACGTGGACGTGTACGCGCACTCCCACCTGGGGCTGGAGAGGGCGGTGGGGAGCGCCAGGGTGCTGCTCTGCGACGCCCTcagcggcggcgacgccgcGGACCCGCTCGACAACCCCATCCAGTGCTTGACGCTGCGGGTTTGGCGGGAATCCGGTAGGCCGCAGGGGTGGCTGAATCTCTGGGTGCCGCCCACGGGGAGGTTCTTGAGCCGCCGGGAGTCGCTGTCGTTTAGTGTGAGGGagagagcggcggcggcggcggaggaggcggaggaggaggagaaacGTGTGGGAGATGATTAG